The Maridesulfovibrio ferrireducens genome segment TAGACTCTACCATTTTCGTGACAATTGCTTTTTACGGGATTTTACCGGTTACGGAAATTATTCTGGGACAATGGATGGCCAAAACAGCTATAGCTCTTTTAGACACCCCCTTAGTCTACTTAGGCGTTTCAGTTCTTAAGCGGCAGAACAGACTCTGCACCGCTTCATAATAATTACGGGTTCTTTAATATCTGCGGGCATTCTCAAGGGATGTCCGCAGTCTTTATATCTTTGACACATCTTTCTTCTTACAATTACTTTTAACTGCAAACCTGATATGATAAGCTCATCCTTTAAAACCCAAAGGGAATACAATGAGCTCATCATATAAAAACTATTGTTTCATAATACTGACAGTATTCTTACTGGTTAGCGCTATACACCTTCCCACGGCAAAAGCCGCAGACTATTATCTCCTTGAAGATTTTTATAAATTCAATCCAGACGAAATTTCTAAAACAACTGATTTTAATGAATTGATTAAAAAAGATTCTCCTCCTCCCTTAAATAAAAACTTAACCGTCTCGATCGCAATGGTATATCCAGGCAAACAGGTTTCTGATTACTGGAACAGAAGCAGTAAATCTTTCCGGTTACGTCTGAAACAATACGGCATCACACCTCAAATACACTCTTTTTTCTTAAAACCCACAGCAACATTCCGCGAGCAGAATGCTGTCTTCAAAGAAGCATTAGCAACTGATCCGGATTATCTTATTTTCACGATTGATACCCTCAGACATCAAAGAATGATTGAACCACTTTTAATTAAGAACAAACCTAAAATAATACTCCAGAACATAACAACACCTCTTAAAGCATGGACCGACAAACAACCCATGATGTATATTGGATTTGACCATGTAAACGGCTCCAAAATGCTTGCTGAATATTTTGCTGAAAAAACATATGGAAACGGGCGTTATGCAATACTTCTTCCCGACCCGGGATATCTCAGCGAAGTAAGAGGGGAAACTTTTGTTTCTTACATGGATAACAATACAAACCTTGAACTTGTTTCGGTCTATCAAACTGGAATAAATAAAGAAAAAGCACGGCTTGCCACTCTAGCTATTATTGAAAAAAATC includes the following:
- a CDS encoding substrate-binding domain-containing protein, translated to MSSSYKNYCFIILTVFLLVSAIHLPTAKAADYYLLEDFYKFNPDEISKTTDFNELIKKDSPPPLNKNLTVSIAMVYPGKQVSDYWNRSSKSFRLRLKQYGITPQIHSFFLKPTATFREQNAVFKEALATDPDYLIFTIDTLRHQRMIEPLLIKNKPKIILQNITTPLKAWTDKQPMMYIGFDHVNGSKMLAEYFAEKTYGNGRYAILLPDPGYLSEVRGETFVSYMDNNTNLELVSVYQTGINKEKARLATLAIIEKNPDIKFIYACSTDIALGAIEALRKKNMIGKIMVNGWGGGSSELKAIQKGEMDVTVMRINDDNGVAMADAVILDMLGESKKLPLVFSGRLELIEKGINPQKLDLLKNKSFRYSGRAED